A region of the Pungitius pungitius chromosome 8, fPunPun2.1, whole genome shotgun sequence genome:
GAGAGCAGCTGGCAGGTAGGAGAGACCACCATCATACCATAAAGAGAATTCATGTATTCATCGCTGCATGCCTTAAAGGACAAAACGTGCCCCCTCCACCAGGCTCTGATCGACGAAGACCGCCTGCTCTCCAGACTGGAGGTGATGGGCAGTCAGTTGCAGGCTCACTCTAAGGTAACTACGGTAACCGCGTATCTCCGGTGAATAACTGTTCACTCAACGTATCGACGTGAAATAAGGGCGTGTTCTCTGACAGTCCCAGACGGAGGACGGGATCCGTAAGGAGCTGCTGGCTCTGCAGGAGGACAAACACAACTACGAGACCACGGCTAAGGAGTCCCTGAGGAGGGTCCTGCAGGAGAAGATCGAGGTGGTCAGGAAGCTGTCGGAGGTGGAGGTAGGACGCAAGCACGAGCTCACGTTAAATGTCCCTTCCCCGGATTATTGTTTAATTTGCTCCCTCTTTGTGTGGTGCCCTCAGCGCTCGCTCAGTAACACGGAGGATGAGTGCACCCACCTGAAGGAGATGTCCGAGCGGGgccaggaggagctgagggagcTCGCCAACAAGTACAACGCCGCCGTCAACGAGATCAAAGAGCTCACCGACAAAATTAAGGTTACTATAATTTCATGAGTACTTTATTATCCGTGAACTTTAGATGGATCTGATACTTGTAGCACTTTGCTAATGATTAATAATTGTTGTGTAAATCTTTTATACATGTTATTTGGATGGCCGTTAGGTTGCATCTGATAATGTTTGTTAATCTTAACTCGTAGCGTTTAATCACGTGTTGCATACTGTTTGTTAAAGGTTTACAAATACTTATGTAACATTAGAAACTCTTGATATGgtatatttacatttcataATTGTCTAACGGCTGTTTCTAATTATAAATTAAATTCTGCGGTTTTggtgaatataaatattttttttttacacaaacaaatgacatGGCACTAAATATATCAAGGCATAGTATTGCTATAAAAGAGAAATATCATTCATTCTTTTATtgtcacattaaaaaaactgaaGCTGAATTAACTAAGTTATTAAAGCTCCCAATAAAAAATTGTGACctaatattggatttaattatGTAAATTCAATGATgtcattactttgtcctctcTGTCTACCCACTCTTTTATTCCTGTCCTCTTCCCaactttttctccctcccttgcCTTCTCCCTCCCTAATCACCTCCCCTCCAGGCGGCAGAGGGCCGGCAGGAGGAGctcagccagcagggggcgttGGAGAAGAGGGAGTTGGAGCTGCGGatcgaggagatggaggagaaggagcaggttCTCCAGGCCAGCATCGAAGCTCTGCAGGCCGACAACGACTTCACCAACGAGAGGCTGGCCGCCCTgcagggtacacacacacacacgcgcacacttaACTCATTTAACATGCTGACACCTGGCAAACCATCAATCAATCGCCAATCGCTTTAACATTAACACAAGCGTTACCATAACAACTGCTGGGTGAGCAGGTTACACAGGGCTCAGCTGGGACTTCCTGTCAGTCAACGCTTctctctgctgttgttgttgtttacagtgCGGTTAGAACAGCTACAAGAGAAAAgcataaaagaaaacaacagcctGGGTGAGTGCACACGTCTTCGCTCTGCCTCTGGACGCTCGCTGTCTCCGCCGCCGTTTGTCCGTCTGCTGCCGCTAACTTCCCTTGGTCCTCCTGCACCGATGAGGCATGACACTAACCTGCATGCCGCCCATGTGACTTCCTGTCGCTCTTTTTGTTCGTCCGTCACACTGAAGTCCGGACTCTTCTCCTTCTGTTGTGGCCTCTTGACTCTCGGGTGTCCTCTGGTGGTTGAGGGGGACGCGCAGTGTCCAGGTCTCAAGTCGAGGTGTCTCTCTGACGTTCGGTCCACGGAAGCTCTCGGGACATTTGAGGAACCTCAAACACGTCCCAGCTGACTGTTGCAGCCGGTCGGTCGCTGTTAATGAATCATCAGTCGTCTACATTCAAACGTTCAAAACACCAAAAATCACTTTGGATGTTGGATCACGAGCTTTATTGGCATGCAAAATACAATTCTATTCCAATCGTCAATAGTGGCTAGTGATTTGCATTTGATGATTGACAACCAGAATATTGAAATCAAACATTCCGGTCTACAAACGAGACGATTTAGTAGCAAAGTCCCGTTGTGTTAAACGAGGAGTGAGAGAAGGATCGGTCCGACCCGGCGAAACTCTGTCGAACCTGCAGcgctctctgggggggggggggctttcgcATTATCTGGGTCGTTTCCCTGGTTACCAAATTGTCCcctgcttgttttgtttttcttctcggggcgggggggttaagAAACGAAGCTTCTGGTCGCTGATTGACTACCTGGGTGTTGAACGAGGACACGGAGTACATATGCTGGCTCACTCCTCCGCTTGGTGAAGGAACTCGCTATCGTTTGGATTCATGTTTGATTCTGTACGTGtagacatacacatacatatgtgtatatatacatatatatatatatatatatatatgatctgGTCACACGACAGATGAGGACACTGTCTCCCATGGACCGCTAGAGGAGCCTGTGAAGGACAAACCAGAGGAGAGccccgaggaggacgaggaggacgaggacacgGACACCGATGACGGTGCctttggaggagatgaagatgtTGATGGTAGTTTGATTGTGACCGTGGCGGACGTCTTGATTCGTGTATCTCACTCCAGCGGGTCCAAGATCTCCGCACAGTTCagaaaaaaatctaatctaGATCAATTAATGGAGTGTTTTCCCACGCACGTGCatggaaaaataacattaattattgcacactttttcaggggggtCATTTTGGGGAGGTGGGCAGCGCCcacctgttataatggtagcgGAATCACTGCAATACAACTCTAGGGGTCCGTTGACCTTTCACCTCAAGCAAACCTTAATTGAATACGTTGAGTGTGACTGAGTAAGCCGAGGCTCCAATTGTATCTTTTTCCATGTTGTTGTTCGTTACCATAGTAACCTTTTCACATCAAATCACAGCCTTGTAAAACGTTCCAACCACAAGCACAAGGACGGGGATGAAAGGCTTTCTTGAAGCTCTGAGCTCTTTTCATCCGATGGACGGAACATACCGGAAGAAATCCCTAAAGCTCAAAGGCTGTGGATGTCAAATCACACCACGGCTTTTGTTCACCATGTCCCTCCATGGGTGTCATAATGTGATATATTGGAGGGATCCCCggcatttttaaagttttttttttattttaagtgctCGAAAGTGTCAACCCAGGCCTCTAAGCATTGGAATGGCCATCATATATACTCCCATGATCCTTTTCTCAGCCCTTCTACACTTTCACAAGACTTCCTGTatgtccacttcctgtctgctgtTGTGGTGTCTTTGATTTTTCTGCCCGgcctgtttttgtattttgatgaaGCATCGATCCGACTGTGCAGTCCTCGACCTCTTTGTTACTCTTTGCTCCGCCTCACTTTCTGCCCGCTCGTCTGTCTTTGGATTTTTGCTGCACCGCACCCTCCTTTTGTACAGATTTGggtttgatgattttttttattctgctcatTAAGTCTACAAAGTAAAAAATGAGGTCTTCTGCACTTATTATATTCATGTTACACCTCAGAGTCTTATTTTCTCATTTACCTCCAATACTTTCTTGGAAGGATGAATTCAGTTTAACAAGTATTTCCTCTTGTTAACGTGATAAAAGAGTGGCGATTCCAGCTTatgaaatattattatattattcaatCACATTGTGGCATTGATGAGCAGAATCATTTAAATCTGAACGAATACTGAGCTCCACTCTTCATAGTCGTCTCAGTAATGTCAGCGCTCTGTGTTCCAATCAGACAACTGTCACGTTAACAACAGCGGAGGAGACTCGACTAGAATGCAACAGTTGATTGAGTGTCCGCGTGAGTACAATCGCacattcctgctgctgctgacacacacacacacacacacacacacacactgtcacatggAAGCAAAGATCCCATtgctgcaaagaaaagaaaaaaatacatgctAAATTAAAACTACAAAAATATTAAGTCAACTATCACTACAAAATGATCAATACATTTGAGATAAATCAAATGTTTGACTATTTTCCAACGTGTACTTGTGACAATGTGACTTAAGAGTAGTTGGTATCTTTGGTCATGTTTGATCAAAGTGTCAATAAATGCCGACTGTACCTCATTAGGCAGAGACCAGACAACCAATCAGAGAAGAGCAGtctctgattggttgtttttCACCGGTGCCGGGAGAATCTCCCAAATGTGACGAGAAGAGAGTCACACATTACTACCAGGACACAGTGACAGAACATCTATCTACAGGCCTAACCTCTTGATGccgtgtttcttttcattttgaactCCATCCAATTGAAGTTAGTAACTTATTGTTGGCacacagtgtaaaaaaaaatttctTTGGAAAGGTAAATCACGCGATGTTTTATCATaattaggtttttatttttcccagcATGCCACCTGGTATCCATCCGTCACTTTTTAAACTCAAACGTGTTCAATGTGAACAAGAAGATCTTAAAGATACTTGTCACTCTTCTTTTGGggctttggtgttttttttccggaTGATCACTTTttcttctggtgtttttttctgtcgtCTCCTTATTTTGTTTCTCCTCCCGTCTTTTAGCCGCTATTGCCACCGGCAACCGATTCTTCGGATGCAGATTGTCTAAAAACGAGCATTCCGTCATTTCCGAGCCTTCGTCCAGCTGCTGAGTGTAAACGAGTGTGTGATCGCTGCGCGTTGTATTCACGGTACCGACGAGGTTTTCGGCTGACCTACTTGACATCTACGAAGTTGGAGGCAGCTTCGCGTCGATCAAAGTCGGTTTAATCGCTgatgttctttgttttgtttctcctccCTGCAGCGGTCAAACAGCTGAAAGAAACCGTGAGTTCTTCTATCCACCAACTGGCCAACTTCGCTGGTAAGAGCTGAACTGAACTTCAAGTTAAAAgctcaaagaaacaaacaaacagacgtcaaataaaacaattattttattagcAAAAGGCTGCAaaactgctgtgtgtgtatttttgtagaAGTGATGGACGCACATCTACAGAACAACCAGACGGCAGTAGAAGACGACATCTTGGCCAGCCCTGATCGCCTTAAAGGtagaacgcacacacacccacacacacgcacattctggagccacacacattttatgtttttgtgcaAATATGAACACACTTGTGGGAatctttttatattattatttttccctcAGGCAATCCGATGGATGCCAAAGAGTCGGACATGTCAGACACTCTGAGTCCCAGCAAAGACCGCAGCAGTGACGACACGTCAGGtcggtacaaacacacacaatgactcCCATCGGAATCAAAAGTATTTCTGTTTATGAGTTTTTTCCCCTCAGGTTTTTAAAGATAATGTATCTCTTTCTGTTCCTGCTGTTTAAAATAGTGTGTTTTCCACATCTGTTAAATTTACAGCAAAAAAGTCAAAGGAATTGTTTTTCTAATATGGTTATTGTTAAGTCATCTCTGTAGGACCAGAAAATAATGgaatttaaacaatttaaagattttttttatgtagTTGGCATTGGAAACGGCATGAATAAATATCTGTATGTTTCAGACGGCAACATGGACGACCAGGAGCTGAACGAACCCCAGAACAGAGTAGCTCTGCTCAAAGGTAACCATGGAAACTCATCTCTGCTTCATAGTTCCCCTCTGAGCTGCCCCAACAGACCGCCGACACAAATCTAACCTACATGGTCGTTTGCGTCACGGCCCACTAGGGGGAGCTCTTTGTTAAGAAACTGTATACATGTtgaattactgtgtgtgtgtctgtgtagctgAGTTGCATCGGGCCGGTCTAGAGCCTGGAGACACGGAGCAGGTCATCCACCACCTCCACAGAGAGCTTCTGGACGCCCAGGATTTAGCCAACACCGGCAAGCAGAGATGTCTGGAGCTGCAAGGTAAACCGGTCAAAATCATGCCGATCAAACAGATGTGATGTGGCTTAGGCATTTAATTAGTGTCACCACATGGCTTATTGTGTGTGACGACagctctgctggaggaggagaggaggagtaaCTCTCAGCAGACTGAGGAGTCGACCAAACAGATCCAGTACCTGCAGAGTAagtgaatacacacaaacacacagtgtacCACAAGCCCTGGATCCTCGTACTCCCgtctcacacgtgtgtgtgtgtgtgtgtgtgtgtttagctcaACTTGGGAAGCTGCAGGCTGACATGGAGGCACtgagggagcagagggagagcaCCATCTGCACCACCCGAGAGGAGCTCTACAGTGCCCAGGAGGAGGTACCAGTCGCTGTCATTTCTATTTCTGCCTGTTACCATCTGACCCCTCACTGACCCCCCCTCTAAAGAACCGGCTTCAGTTCACATGGAGTCCCACCACGTCATTGGTTCCGTTTTTCTCGCCCTCAGATCCTCAACCTGCGTCACGCCATGGAGACGGCCACGGCTGAGCGCGATCGCGAGATCGCCGCCCTGCAGGCCGACCTGTGCGGCGTGCGGTCGGAGCTGGAGCGCTGGCGGGACACGGCCGCCAAGTACGAGCGGGAGATCAGCCGGCTGCAGGAGGCCttcacgcagcagcagcagcagcggagcaCGGCCAACCAGCTGCAGGGTGAGCGCTCGCGTCCGGACGCAGGTGCACGGCGGCCCGCGTGACTCTCTGATTTTAACCCGCggccgcgcctcctcctcctctcctccagcggAGTGCGCCACGTTGCAGCAGCGGTGCGTGTGTTTGCAGCAGGACTGTGACGGCCTCAGAGGGGAGCGGGAAACTCTGACGGACAAACTGCACCGCCTGGAGAACGAGCTGAGCAGGTATGCACATCCAGACGCTACATGAAACGTGTCTCTGACACAAACCCAGAGTGAAGGGAGAACTAATAGGCCCCATAAAATAGGAGAATCAAGACTGAATGGATTCCTAAGCTAAACTCCTGCTGGCAGAATCTCAAAGCTGCTGTAAAACTTTTATCCTGTAATAAATATTTTCTATAAGGCAATAAAATACACATCAGAAAATGTAGAATTGAGAAGTGACCTAAACATCTGTGTCGACGAATCCTGACCCTGGGACAGCTGACAGCAAATGACAGAGTTCAGACTCGGCACTAAAAGAAGGTGGCGTCCAGCTGATTGAAGCGGAACGGGGCGAGAGGCCGACAGCTGACTGACCGACCGAGCTGTCGGCAGGATTTCATCCGCAGCTGTGTTTTAGTTtccaaaaaagtcaaaagtgcCCCCGGCAGCGATTCTCTCCAAACATCCAAAAAGCATCGACTACTTTAAATGATTAACTGCAGATGAGGCACGTTGGAGTCTCTCCTGATTCTTGCACATGCTGTTAAATAAACTGCTTAGTATCAGTCGTAATAGCAacttcctcaaaaaaaaaaaaaagtccatttgcCCAGATGTCAGATTATCAAATAAACCACAGGAATATTGTACATTTGCAgtaagatgtgtgtttgtgtatatgtgtgcagcACCAGGGAGCAGAGTCTGGTCCTCAGCTGCAGTCTGCAGTCtctggagaagagggagggggttcTGCAGGACAAACTGGGGTCTTTGGAGAATCAACACCTGCAGGATGCAAGCAAGCTGAAGAGCCAGCTGGACCAGgcccaggcccacacacacacactgcagagagaggtacacacacacacacacacacacacacacactgcagagagaggtacacacacacacacactgcagagagagGTACACACACCCGCTTCATagagaggtacacacacatctacacaaagGGaaaccgtgtttgtgtgtgtgttcttgtgcaGTATGAAGACACACAGTCCCAGCTGTTGGACCTCCGTCAGCGCTACGAGAgaacagagaaggagaagctgaaCATCCACCATGAGCTGGAGCAGTGCAGGAGCAGcctgaagctgctgcaggacaagaCCAGCtctgtgagtacacacacacacacacacgcatactccTTATTTTGAATACTACCCAACACCACATGAACTTCTTGTGTCGTAGCCTTCATTCCAGTGTTTAATGAGCTTCAACTCCAGATGTTTTCATGATGTTGTTTTGTCCACAGttctggatttatttattttcttgcgtAGAGATTAATGCAGCAGAAGCCACCAGACCTGCTTGTGGGCACTGTGGCATTGTGGGACTTTCTAGCTTTAACCCGCCCAGCACTCCCTCCTCGCCGCTCACATGCTCATCCTggacaaaatgacaaaactaATGAGTCCCTCTCACCAACGATGAAGATTTAATGAGACGTTGAGTCatcataactttaaaaaaacccGAGTTGAGTCAATAACTCCAACAGGATGATGGAAGTGatcaataaacacatcattgtCCCTTCTGCATTCCAACCCTGAGCTGATCAATAGCAGCTGTTAGTCTGGGAAAACTCCAAGAAACACAAaaatcctcttcttctctggttttaCTCGTCTtcagctcttcctcttcttccgtcTTTAGTTGACGGGGCAGAAGGTGTTTAAAAGTCCTCGTCCCTCAGGCTCCCAGGACTACGTTGTGTAAAAGGGTCGTTCCTGTTTATTGACGTCTGGTTCTGTCTTCCTATTGGTCCTCCGGCTCACTCCATGAAAAACAAACCCCCGGGTTAGATTCATCTATTTGGGTTTTATGTTTTGTTAGGTTTTTATGGACCTTCTTCCTGCTTCAGCTGTGAATATTATACAAATCCAGTGTTTAAAATGCACGCTGTGTGCATTTTAAGTCCTGAAGTCCGTTATTTATCTGCACCAGGCAGTACATGAATTGGCTTTTTGTTGTCGCTGCGCTTGTGTGAGCTTAGGAAGCATTTTTATATCTTATTTCCtcacattgccccccccccccccggctttttGAACGTTGACCCGTGTCCCCGGTTGACGGGTCAACGTCTGGGTGCCGCTGAGACGTCCCGGTGTATAAAGTTAACGAATCCAACCGGGGGAAATGTGacgtcttcttctgtggtggcgAATGTGCCGGCTGAATGGCGGTGTTGCTTTGTAGAAGCGGCCAATAAgagacctgccccccccccccccccctctctctctctctctctctctctctctgtccctccctccttcccaccCCACCATCTCTCTTTCGGTAGCAGCTCCATCCTCCATGTTGGTTTTGGTTGATTTGCTATCTTTTTTTTGATTTGATATCTTCttgtccctctcccccctccctctagcCATCCATACTGCAGCCTGTCCAAGCCATATTCATTGGCCTTGTCCTGGCTCTGCTGTACTGGTGTTTCGGCCAGTTGTGGTAGAAAGGTACACACCGACATGACacccgtctgtctctccgtctgtctcttATTTTGCGTCTATCTGTCGAAGGAAAGGTGACGGAGGTGAAAAGCAACGTCCATCTGTGATGAATTCAGGGGCTCgtgttgattttatttatttttaaatctccccGCATACCCAGATATTGACTTATCACATCATCAATAAATTATgagaatattaataataaacaatagaTTCTAATCCCATAATAAACACTAAATGtgatctttattttattatatataatatatttatatttgtttatttaccaaTAGCAGGTAtagttgacattttttaaaggaaaggAAATCCTTTTTCTGGGTGGGGTTGGGTTTAATTACGCTGCGTTGCTGTTCGTTTCGAACCCTGAATCCTGATCAGCGGGACGTTCTCTTCGCCTTCCACACTTCCCTTTAAGActgagcagcagcatcatcatcatcatcatcgccgtTGTCACGGTGATCTGTGTCTGTCTTCCTGTGTGGGCCGCTCTAACTGCATGGCCGTCACTCGCTGTCCTTCTGCTGCGCTGACTCTAAACTCTGCTCTTCTAAagggacgcgcacacacacacacacacacacacacacacacgccttccGTTTAAAGGGACGCCTCATTCTTAAGTCTCTTTATCTTCCAGGACGCATTAGTCCTCATTCCCGGCTCAGGAGGAAGCTCAGACATCCAGCCCAGTTACATGAGCGGTGTTTCCACTTCGTAGTACCGCCTCAATGAAGCTGGCGTTCTTGGCTGGTCGCCGTAGCGACGTCGCTTGGAGCTGCCGTAAAGTCATCCCCAACGACACACTGAATGCTGCCTTTTGATAAAATAGCCTGGATCCAGTGGACCAATCAGTGGTCTGCAGAGTGTTTTATTTAGattcctgagggggggggggggggaagaatctTCCAATTCCAATTAGATTTGGGGTTTTTACCTCAattaagttaaaaagttaaaaagccTAAGTGAGCGTTTAGCATGAAGCTAACTGCGTCTGCCCTTTAGAGAGCTGAGTGTCCCCTTCATGTCCCATCGGCTCTTTGATGCTTATCGttctccttcattcattcatctctaCTTGgttaaaaacgttttatttgatGCATCTTGTCCCTCCATCTCCTGCCAGTTGGTCCGTggatcatttgtttgttttctgctgcTCAAGCGCAGTTCTCATTGTAAACTGTTGTTTACCTGCCTTCAGGTGCCATCTGTTCACTCGTCCATCCGCTCAAGTCGTCCTCTGGACTCACTGCCGTTTCTTCATCCTTTTTCCAACCTCCTTCGTGTTGTGTTTGCTGCTTGTTGTATTTTTGGGTTCTTTCCAGTGTTTCCAGTCGTTTTGCTGTGAAGGGAAACGTGTTTAactttttgctgttttattttttctactcAGGTAAAGCTCCTCGGCCTTGATTACTTTGACGCttccattttttatttccttctttcctGAAGCCCCAAAAGATaatattttttacttattttctgTGATTCAATGTCGTTTTATTATTATAGACATCGTTTACTATAAACAGCAGCTCTGCATATCACCACTTTAAAAGAGAACTGGtctaaaaactgttttttttttatgaagggAGTAGAAGGGGGACCGTTTTTTAGATTAAACTTTTTTCATTACACATGTACAAGTACAgagcaacaaaatgcagtttagcaCGTAGAAGTGCAATAGTagtatgtataaatatacagATAATAAGTATCTTATAGGTACAAGTTGGCAAACTGTAGTATATAAATACGGGATATGCAGATTGGTTGAGGTAATGTGTACATATTATACAGGTTGAtttgtgcatttaaatgtagGTAGACTATAAGCAGGAACTATaaacataatttacaaaagGCAATGATAAGTTAGGTAATACAGATTGAGTGAGCGTTAAATAGTGCTTCATAATAAACAATAGCTGCCTAACGTAGACTAGTGAAATGTTACATAGTTTTTAGTGCAAACAGATTCCAAAGTGAGTGCAGTAGTGATCAGTGTTCAGTCTTTGGTGAGTGGGGGGAGATGATGAGTTTTAGACTGATGGTGTAAGAAATATATCTTTTTGTCTGGGGGGGGACAAAGTTATTTTACTCTAATCAGTAAAAGGAACCTTTTATATtagtgaaagagagaaatatcATCTTTTGAGGCTTTCATcctcttttattcttctttcctctcttctggATTCAATCTTGTTATTCATCCACTTTGTGTCAGAAGGTCCAGACGAGATGCCGCAGA
Encoded here:
- the slmapa gene encoding sarcolemma associated protein a isoform X9, whose product is MPSALAVFACRPNSHPFQERHVYLDEPVKIGRSVARCRPAQNNATFDCKVLSRNHALVWFDHKTGKFYLQDTKSSNGTFINSQRLSRGSEESPPCEVLSGDIIQFGVDVTENTRKVTHGCIVSTIKLFLPDGMEARRRSDVIQAPLPLPVDKVAANTPSMYSQELFQLSQYLQEALHREQMLEQKLATLQRLLANTQEASESSWQALIDEDRLLSRLEVMGSQLQAHSKSQTEDGIRKELLALQEDKHNYETTAKESLRRVLQEKIEVVRKLSEVERSLSNTEDECTHLKEMSERGQEELRELANKYNAAVNEIKELTDKIKAAEGRQEELSQQGALEKRELELRIEEMEEKEQVLQASIEALQADNDFTNERLAALQVRLEQLQEKSIKENNSLDNCHVNNSGGDSTRMQQLIECPPVKQLKETVSSSIHQLANFAEVMDAHLQNNQTAVEDDILASPDRLKGNPMDAKESDMSDTLSPSKDRSSDDTSDGNMDDQELNEPQNRVALLKAELHRAGLEPGDTEQVIHHLHRELLDAQDLANTGKQRCLELQALLEEERRSNSQQTEESTKQIQYLQTQLGKLQADMEALREQRESTICTTREELYSAQEEILNLRHAMETATAERDREIAALQADLCGVRSELERWRDTAAKYEREISRLQEAFTQQQQQRSTANQLQAECATLQQRCVCLQQDCDGLRGERETLTDKLHRLENELSSTREQSLVLSCSLQSLEKREGVLQDKLGSLENQHLQDASKLKSQLDQAQAHTHTLQREYEDTQSQLLDLRQRYERTEKEKLNIHHELEQCRSSLKLLQDKTSSPSILQPVQAIFIGLVLALLYWCFGQLW
- the slmapa gene encoding sarcolemma associated protein a isoform X8, yielding MYSQELFQLSQYLQEALHREQMLEQKLATLQRLLANTQEASESSWQALIDEDRLLSRLEVMGSQLQAHSKSQTEDGIRKELLALQEDKHNYETTAKESLRRVLQEKIEVVRKLSEVERSLSNTEDECTHLKEMSERGQEELRELANKYNAAVNEIKELTDKIKAAEGRQEELSQQGALEKRELELRIEEMEEKEQVLQASIEALQADNDFTNERLAALQVRLEQLQEKSIKENNSLDEDTVSHGPLEEPVKDKPEESPEEDEEDEDTDTDDGAFGGDEDVDDNCHVNNSGGDSTRMQQLIECPPVKQLKETVSSSIHQLANFAEVMDAHLQNNQTAVEDDILASPDRLKGNPMDAKESDMSDTLSPSKDRSSDDTSDGNMDDQELNEPQNRVALLKAELHRAGLEPGDTEQVIHHLHRELLDAQDLANTGKQRCLELQALLEEERRSNSQQTEESTKQIQYLQTQLGKLQADMEALREQRESTICTTREELYSAQEEILNLRHAMETATAERDREIAALQADLCGVRSELERWRDTAAKYEREISRLQEAFTQQQQQRSTANQLQAECATLQQRCVCLQQDCDGLRGERETLTDKLHRLENELSSTREQSLVLSCSLQSLEKREGVLQDKLGSLENQHLQDASKLKSQLDQAQAHTHTLQREYEDTQSQLLDLRQRYERTEKEKLNIHHELEQCRSSLKLLQDKTSSSGWSPWMPVIAVMVAVTAAVLYPNLSKSSST
- the slmapa gene encoding sarcolemma associated protein a isoform X1 codes for the protein MPSALAVFACRPNSHPFQERHVYLDEPVKIGRSVARCRPAQNNATFDCKVLSRNHALVWFDHKTGKFYLQDTKSSNGTFINSQRLSRGSEESPPCEVLSGDIIQFGVDVTENTRKVTHGCIVSTIKLFLPDGMEARRRSDVIQAPLPLPVDKVAANTPSMYSQELFQLSQYLQEALHREQMLEQKLATLQRLLANTQEASESSWQALIDEDRLLSRLEVMGSQLQAHSKSQTEDGIRKELLALQEDKHNYETTAKESLRRVLQEKIEVVRKLSEVERSLSNTEDECTHLKEMSERGQEELRELANKYNAAVNEIKELTDKIKAAEGRQEELSQQGALEKRELELRIEEMEEKEQVLQASIEALQADNDFTNERLAALQVRLEQLQEKSIKENNSLDEDTVSHGPLEEPVKDKPEESPEEDEEDEDTDTDDGAFGGDEDVDDNCHVNNSGGDSTRMQQLIECPPVKQLKETVSSSIHQLANFAEVMDAHLQNNQTAVEDDILASPDRLKGNPMDAKESDMSDTLSPSKDRSSDDTSDGNMDDQELNEPQNRVALLKAELHRAGLEPGDTEQVIHHLHRELLDAQDLANTGKQRCLELQALLEEERRSNSQQTEESTKQIQYLQTQLGKLQADMEALREQRESTICTTREELYSAQEEILNLRHAMETATAERDREIAALQADLCGVRSELERWRDTAAKYEREISRLQEAFTQQQQQRSTANQLQAECATLQQRCVCLQQDCDGLRGERETLTDKLHRLENELSSTREQSLVLSCSLQSLEKREGVLQDKLGSLENQHLQDASKLKSQLDQAQAHTHTLQREYEDTQSQLLDLRQRYERTEKEKLNIHHELEQCRSSLKLLQDKTSSSGWSPWMPVIAVMVAVTAAVLYPNLSKSSST
- the slmapa gene encoding sarcolemma associated protein a isoform X2; its protein translation is MPSALAVFACRPNSHPFQERHVYLDEPVKIGRSVARCRPAQNNATFDCKVLSRNHALVWFDHKTGKFYLQDTKSSNGTFINSQRLSRGSEESPPCEVLSGDIIQFGVDVTENTRKVTHGCIVSTIKLFLPDGMEARRRSDVIQAPLPLPVDKVAANTPSMYSQELFQLSQYLQEALHREQMLEQKLATLQRLLANTQEASESSWQALIDEDRLLSRLEVMGSQLQAHSKSQTEDGIRKELLALQEDKHNYETTAKESLRRVLQEKIEVVRKLSEVERSLSNTEDECTHLKEMSERGQEELRELANKYNAAVNEIKELTDKIKAAEGRQEELSQQGALEKRELELRIEEMEEKEQVLQASIEALQADNDFTNERLAALQVRLEQLQEKSIKENNSLDEDTVSHGPLEEPVKDKPEESPEEDEEDEDTDTDDGAFGGDEDVDDNCHVNNSGGDSTRMQQLIECPPVKQLKETVSSSIHQLANFAEVMDAHLQNNQTAVEDDILASPDRLKGNPMDAKESDMSDTLSPSKDRSSDDTSDGNMDDQELNEPQNRVALLKAELHRAGLEPGDTEQVIHHLHRELLDAQDLANTGKQRCLELQALLEEERRSNSQQTEESTKQIQYLQTQLGKLQADMEALREQRESTICTTREELYSAQEEILNLRHAMETATAERDREIAALQADLCGVRSELERWRDTAAKYEREISRLQEAFTQQQQQRSTANQLQAECATLQQRCVCLQQDCDGLRGERETLTDKLHRLENELSSTREQSLVLSCSLQSLEKREGVLQDKLGSLENQHLQDASKLKSQLDQAQAHTHTLQREYEDTQSQLLDLRQRYERTEKEKLNIHHELEQCRSSLKLLQDKTSSPSILQPVQAIFIGLVLALLYWCFGQLW